A section of the Telopea speciosissima isolate NSW1024214 ecotype Mountain lineage chromosome 3, Tspe_v1, whole genome shotgun sequence genome encodes:
- the LOC122654964 gene encoding exopolygalacturonase-like, translated as MGGQSNGTPELGIVYIALTCTYDGHAMHMRSFTVEALSSRPFFNVINYGAKADGRTDISQALTNAWKDGCASNVGSTVLIPKGTYFLGPVLLVGPCRNQIELRVEGTVVAPMDPAAFKSVNWVGFRYINGLTISGGGTFDGKGQIAWTKNDCHLNSHCQQYPVNLRFDFLNNTLVKDITSLNSKNFHMNVYSCQGMTMQNLKIIAPGNSPNTDGIHIGVSSFITITHSVIGTGDDCISLGPGSRNITITNVFCGPGHGISVGSLGKYPNEEDVVGITVRDCILSGTSNGVRIKTWPSSPPGLASDLTFENIIMKNVYNPVVVDQEYCPYSKCDKKGPSLVKLKNIKLKNIRGTSSSNVVANIVGSRVVPCELEIGDINLLYYGKDGSGATSICSNAKVVLSGRQNPPTCKF; from the exons ATGGGAGGTCAATCGAACGGCACCCCCGAGCTGGGAATTGTGTACATCGCATTGACATGCACATATGATGGACATGCAATGCACATGCGAT CATTTACTGTTGAAGCTTTATCAAGTAGACCTTTCTTCAATGTGATTAACTATGGTGCTAAGGCTGACGGCAGAACAGATATCAGCCAG GCTCTCACAAATGCTTGGAAAGATGGGTGTGCTTCAAATGTAGGCTCTACAGTTCTAATCCCTAAAGGGACTTATTTTTTGGGTCCGGTTCTTTTGGTTGGACCATGCCGGAATCAAATTGAGCTTCGGGTTGAAGGCACAGTGGTGGCTCCGATGGATCCCGCCGCCTTCAAAAGCGTTAATTGGGTTGGTTTCCGGTACATCAATGGCTTGACGATCTCTGGTGGAGGAACATTTGATGGCAAGGGACAGATTGCTTGGACTAAAAATGATTGTCATCTAAACTCACATTGCCAACAATACCCTGTT AACTTGAGATTTGACTTCCTCAACAACACATTGGTGAAGGACATAACTTCCTTGAACAGTAAAAATTTCCACATGAATGTTTATTCATGTCAAGGTATGACAATGCAAAACCTTAAGATTATAGCACCAGGGAACAGTCCCAATACAGATGGAATTCACATCGGAGTCTCGTCTTTCATTACTATTACGCATTCAGTGATTGGTACCGGCGATGATTGTATCTCCCTTGGTCCAGGAAGCCGCAACATAACCATAACCAATGTGTTCTGTGGACCAGGACATGGCATTAGTGTTGGTAGTTTAGGTAAGTACCCAAATGAAGAAGATGTTGTAGGAATCACAGTAAGGGATTGTATCTTAAGTGGAACTTCAAATGGTGTTAGGATTAAGACATGGCCTTCTTCTCCTCCTGGTCTTGCTTCTGATCTTACTTTTGAGAACATTATAATGAAAAATGTTTACAATCCAGTGGTAGTAGATCAAGAGTATTGCCCTTATTCGAAATGTGATAAGAAAGGACCATCACTTGTTAAGTTGAAAAATATTAAGCTCAAGAACATCAGAGGGACATCATCTTCAAATGTTGTGGCAAATATTGTGGGTAGCAGAGTTGTGCCATGTGAATTGGAGATTGGAGATATCAATTTGTTGTATTATGGAAAGGATGGAAGTGGTGCTACATCAATATGTTCTAATGCCAAGGTTGTTCTTTCTGGTAGGCAAAACCCTCCTACTTGTAAGTTTTAG
- the LOC122654492 gene encoding uncharacterized protein LOC122654492, protein MSLACLVCHSAESPSQSFRSYSVSSSDNEGRCSIIINCLNKKASLGPEAPSSVITSAKVSPYPIMANSQGVTGTPRLVRSRAIRRDWNIDELAMEL, encoded by the coding sequence ATGAGTCTAGCTTGTCTTGTTTGTCATAGTGCTGAAAGTCCTTCCCAATCTTTTAGGAGTTACTCTGTTTCAAGTTCAGATAATGAGGGACGTTGTTCTATAATCATCAATTGTTTGAACAAGAAGGCATCTCTTGGACCAGAGGCACCAAGTAGTGTGATCACATCAGCCAAGGTAAGCCCATACCCAATTATGGCCAACAGTCAGGGAGTCACAGGAACCCCAAGGCTGGTGCGGAGCCGTGCTATCAGGAGGGACTGGAACATTGATGAATTAGCAATGGAGCTTTAA